Proteins from one Leptospiraceae bacterium genomic window:
- a CDS encoding Hsp20/alpha crystallin family protein, whose product MLLNVIERNGYGQSLWNELDRLHDELSGGFFSRGGSTRGFHNPPVNVYINKDDVLLTALVHGFDPSDIELSIIENRIQIKGTNKRVENQDGYEIHCQEVENRNFDRTVELPFRVDANKADAKFKNGILSVNLSKAEADKPKKITVQIEN is encoded by the coding sequence ATGCTACTGAATGTAATTGAACGAAATGGATATGGTCAATCCCTATGGAATGAGTTAGATAGGCTTCATGATGAGCTTTCCGGCGGCTTTTTCTCTCGCGGGGGCTCTACACGTGGTTTTCATAATCCACCGGTGAATGTTTATATCAACAAGGATGATGTTTTGCTGACTGCGTTGGTTCATGGATTTGATCCTTCCGATATAGAGCTTTCGATTATCGAGAATAGAATTCAAATAAAAGGCACAAACAAGAGAGTCGAAAATCAAGATGGATATGAAATTCACTGCCAAGAGGTAGAGAATAGGAATTTTGATCGAACAGTCGAATTGCCATTTAGGGTAGATGCCAACAAAGCTGATGCTAAATTCAAAAATGGAATTTTGAGTGTGAATCTATCTAAAGCGGAAGCGGATAAGCCAAAGAAAATTACTGTCCAAATCGAGAATTAA
- a CDS encoding imelysin family protein, with amino-acid sequence MNIKLKQIFIFKLSATLSTILLLIYCSRANQNGESRMASINGILHNRLKEFNPLPLLSNVSKNVILKSYSDLEQAANEFNTNAQTYSGDCSNNARSLLNLQSGWKKNASIVKQIEIIQFGPAQFGGFYESIDPWVLNFTDNITPDINGINSFIAGSTAINSANVSTLNKLQKGLPTIEFLLFSDANANTSVSVVCSALTARRLDTMKQLVSLYYISVKELHSQWKESGSNYVNELPTAGLGSIYFSSQQFALTTLLLQFSNHIEFIRDNKLGYPAGLTLRSNGIKRANVIESRFANRSIDNLVDNLVGVNNLYTGINGPGISDYVKSVNPGLDLRIRQQILFCIANLQKITNLETAINSNASEVQTAYNSLTTLKTMLTSEISATFGSTGSGSGSSGDGD; translated from the coding sequence ATGAACATCAAATTAAAGCAAATTTTTATTTTTAAACTAAGTGCGACACTCTCAACCATCCTCCTTTTGATCTATTGCTCTCGCGCAAATCAAAATGGAGAATCTAGAATGGCAAGCATAAACGGCATTCTTCACAATCGGTTAAAAGAATTTAATCCATTGCCTCTTCTTTCCAATGTATCTAAAAATGTGATTTTAAAATCCTATTCTGATTTGGAACAAGCGGCTAACGAATTTAATACGAATGCACAAACCTACAGCGGAGACTGTTCGAATAATGCAAGGTCTCTCTTGAATCTACAATCAGGTTGGAAAAAAAATGCAAGCATTGTGAAGCAAATCGAAATTATCCAATTTGGTCCGGCTCAATTTGGAGGATTCTATGAAAGCATAGATCCCTGGGTTTTGAATTTTACTGATAATATAACCCCCGATATAAACGGAATCAATTCTTTCATCGCCGGCTCAACAGCAATCAACTCTGCGAATGTGTCCACATTGAATAAACTACAAAAGGGACTTCCTACCATTGAATTTTTATTATTTTCGGATGCAAACGCAAACACTTCAGTATCCGTCGTATGCTCAGCACTTACAGCAAGAAGACTAGATACTATGAAGCAATTGGTATCCTTGTATTATATATCTGTTAAAGAATTACATAGTCAATGGAAAGAATCTGGTTCCAACTACGTAAACGAACTTCCCACTGCTGGTTTAGGAAGCATTTACTTTTCTTCACAACAATTTGCATTGACAACCCTATTACTTCAATTTTCAAACCATATAGAATTCATTCGCGATAATAAACTTGGTTATCCCGCCGGACTGACACTGCGGTCAAACGGTATTAAACGCGCAAACGTAATTGAATCCAGATTTGCAAACAGATCCATAGATAATTTAGTCGATAACTTGGTAGGGGTTAATAACCTGTATACCGGTATTAACGGACCTGGTATTTCAGACTATGTAAAATCAGTAAATCCTGGATTGGATTTAAGAATACGTCAGCAAATATTATTCTGTATAGCAAATCTACAAAAAATAACCAATCTAGAAACAGCAATCAATTCAAATGCAAGCGAGGTGCAGACCGCCTACAATTCATTGACAACTCTAAAAACAATGCTAACAAGCGAAATATCCGCCACGTTCGGTTCCACAGGAAGTGGATCAGGAAGCAGCGGGGATGGAGATTAA
- a CDS encoding Hsp20/alpha crystallin family protein, with product MLQQEMQKQETSSQTVEKVNKRYITPSVNIYESADETKIVFDMPGVDEKSVEISYEKDVLTIEGKNSYSVPEGFEGAYIGFKTGDYLRKFNVNKPVDLEKSRAIMKNGKLTLHLSKVKPNTTKIEVKAE from the coding sequence ATGTTACAACAAGAAATGCAAAAACAAGAAACTTCCAGTCAGACCGTTGAAAAGGTAAATAAGCGTTATATTACGCCTTCAGTAAATATCTATGAATCGGCAGATGAAACCAAAATCGTATTTGATATGCCCGGAGTAGATGAGAAGTCAGTAGAAATTTCTTACGAGAAAGACGTTTTAACTATCGAAGGAAAGAATTCTTATTCTGTTCCAGAAGGATTCGAAGGAGCTTACATTGGATTTAAGACTGGAGATTATTTGCGAAAGTTTAATGTGAATAAGCCGGTTGATTTAGAAAAATCAAGGGCAATCATGAAAAATGGAAAATTAACACTTCATCTTTCAAAAGTAAAGCCAAATACCACTAAGATCGAGGTTAAGGCTGAGTAG